The Tautonia plasticadhaerens nucleotide sequence GCCGGGCCGGCAACAGCGGCTTGCCCGACCAGAGCCGCTCGACCACCACCGCCCAGGCCGAGGAGATCGCCAGCAGGATGGCCAGGGCCAGTCCCACCAGCAGGATCATCGATCGCATCGGCAGGTCGAGGTCCGTGTCAATCGGCGGCATCGGCGGTCGCGCTCCGCGGTCGGGTCGTCGGCCCCGGCCCGCCGGCCCGGGGAGGGTCGGGGTCGGGGTCGGATGGCTCTCCCATCCTAGGTCGAGTCCTCCCGGCCTGGCGATCCCCCGACGGGCCGGGACCCCCGGCCTGGCTTGCCCGATCCGGGAGGATGGCCTAGAATCGCTCCCGCCCCGCCCGGGGCGACCCCCGGGACCGATCCGCAAGCCCCGAGCCAGGTTAGCGCCCCCCGATGCGACCCGCCGACGAGCAACTGGAACTCCTCCGACGGGGGATCGACGCGATCACCCCGGAGGCCGAATTCGTCAAGAAGCTGGAGCACTCCGCCCGCACCGGCAACCCCCTGCGGGTCAAGTACGGCATCGACCCCACCGGCATCGACGTCCACCTCGGCCACACCGTCCCCCTGCGGAAGCTCCGGCAGTTCCAGGACCTCGGGCACACCGCCGTCATCATCATCGGCGACTACACCGCCCTGGTCGGCGACCCCTCCGGCCGCTCCGACCATCGCGCCGGGCTGACGAAGGAGCAGGTCGACGCCAACGCCCGGGACTACCTCGCCCAGGTCGGCAAGATCGTCGACCTCTCCCGGGCCGAGGTCCGCCGCAACGGCGAATGGTTCGGCTCCTGGACGTTCCTCGACGTGCTCGACCTCACCCGGCGGATGACCATCGGCCAGGTCTCCGCGCGGGACGACTTCGCCCAGCGGATCAGGGGCGAGAAGCCCGTCTACCTCTCCGAGTGCCTCTATCCGCTCATGCAGGGCTGGGACTCCGTCGAGATCCGCGCCGACGTCGAGCTGGGCGGCACCGAGCAGCTCTTCAACCTGCTCGTCGCCCGGGATCTCCAGCAGGAGGAGGGCCAGCTCCCCCAGGTGGCCATGACCATGCCCATCCTCGTCGGCACCGACGGCACCCAGCGGATGGGCAAGAGCCTGGGCAATTACATCGGCGTCGCCGAGCCCCCCGAGACGCAGTTCGGCAAGCTGATGAGCATCCCCGACGGGCCCATGCGCCAGTACTTCACCCTGCTGACCGACTTCCCCCTCGCCGAGGTCGACGCCCTGCTCGGCCCCGGCTTCAACCCCCGGGACGCCAAGGAGGTGCTCGGCAAGGCGGTCGTCTCCCAGTACCACGGGACCGAGGCCGCCGAGGCCGCCGCGCTGGCCTTCCGACGCCGGGCCGCCGGGGAGGACCCCGTGGAGATTCCCGAGGCCCCCCTCGGCCGAGACCAGCTCGACGCCGACGGCCGGATCGCCCCGCCGAAGCTCCTCGTCGCCCTGAAGCTCGAATCCAGCACCTCCAACGCCCGACGGGTCATCGAGCAGGGGGGCGTCACCATCGGACCCGACCGCTCCCCCGTCACCGACCCGAGGGGGCCGATCGCCGTCGAGGACGGCTTGATCGTCCGCGTCGGCAAGCGGAAGATCGCCAGGGTGAGGCTCGCATAAGCGCCAAACCGACTTCGGTCATCACCCGGGCGATCGACACGTATCGCGAAGACATCAAAGAGGGCTACGACCATCATGGCGGAACACGGCATCGGACTCGTCGGCTGCGGCATGATCGCCGAGTACCACACCAGGGCGATCAACGAGATTCCCGGCTCGCGCGTCGTGGCCGTCTTCGACCAGGTGCCGGGGCGTGGGGACAAGATCGTCGGCATGGCCGAGGAGGGCGAGGTCGCCATCTACGACGACCTGGACAGGATGCTCGCCCACCCCGGCCTCGACGTGGTCAGCGTCTGCACCCCCAGCGGCGCCCACCGGGACCCGGCCGTCGCCGCCGCGAAGGCGGGCAAGCACGTCATCGTCGAGAAGCCGCTGGAGATCACCCTGCCGCGCTGCGACGCCGTCATCGACGCCTGCGACGCCGCCGGGACGCGGCTCTGCACGATCTTCCCCTCGCGTTACTCCTCGGCCAATGCCCGGCTCAAGGAGGCGATCGAACTGGGGCGGTTCGGCCGTCTCACCCTGGGGGACACTTATATCAAGTGGTGGCGGACCCAGGAGTACTACGACTCCGGCGGCTGGCGCGGCACCTGGGCCCTCGACGGCGGCGGCGCCCTGATGAACCAGTCGATCCACAACGTGGATCTCCTCGCCTGGCTGATGGGGGACGTGGAGACGGTCACCGCCCTGACCGCCACCCTCGCCCACGAGCGGATCGAGGTCGAGGACACGGCCGTCGCCGCCGTCCGGTTCAAGAACGGCGCCCTCGGCGTCATCGAGGCCGCCACCAGCGCCTACCCCGGCCTCTCCAAGCGGATCGAGATCCACGGCGATCGCGGCTCCGCCCGGATCGAGCAGGACGACATCACCCTCTGGGAGTTCCAGGAGAAGGTCCCCAGCGACAACGACGTCCTCGCCGCCATGGCCAAGGTCGGCGCAACCGGGGGCGGTTCAGACCCCCGGGGCATCACCCATGAGGGCCATCGTCAGCAGCTCTCCGACTTCCTCGCCGCCATCGACGAGGACCGCCCCCCCTTCGTCGACGGCCGCGAGGGCCGCAAATCCGTCGAGATCATCCGAGCCATCTACAAGTCGGCCGAGCAGGGCGGCACACCGGTCACCCTGCCGCTCCAGGATGACTGATCCGCCCCCGGAGGCTCGGCCGCCATGAGCGGTTGGAAGAAAACGCTCGGCCGAGTCCTCCGGGGAACCGCCGATGCAAACCTCCGCTTCGATGAAGTATGCTCGGTGCTCAAGTGTCTCGGGTTCTCGGAGCGGATCAAAGGCGATCTCCACATCTTCACCCGCGATGGCGTCGAGGAGATCCTCAACCTCCAGTCCCGGGACGGGAACGCCAAGCCGTATCAGGTCAAACAAGTCCGGGACGTGATCGTCCGATACCGACTGGCAGGGGACACCGATGATGAACAGCCCTCGCTATGAGATCATCATCTACTGGAGTGAGGTCGACCAGGCATTCATCGCCGAGGTCCCCGAGCTTGCCGGTTGCGCGTCGGACGGCAGTTCCTATCAGGAGGCCCTCGCCGCGGTCGAGGTCGTCATCGGCGAATGGATCGAGACGGCCAGGGCACTGGGCCGACCGATCCCCGAGCCCCGTGGCCGGCTGGTGCACGCCTGAGCCGTCGTAGCCTCACCACCCCGCCCAGGTGACGACCTGCCGCGGGCGAGATGAGGGTGCTTGTCCCTCCGGCGGGAGAACAGGTCGTCGAATCCGGGCATCAGGGGTCACTCGATGTGGGATGAACGGGAATGCTTCGCCAGGTCCTTCATCAACGCGATCGCCTGCATGCTGGGGGGCCTCGGCGTCACGATCGCCACCTTGAGCGTCGCATCGGGGAGCCCCGCCCTGTTCGCGTCATTCCTCCGGTTTCTGGGTGGACTCGGGGCGGTCGTCCTCGTCTACGCAATCGTCGTCGGCGGCCCTGCAATCGTCGTGCGCGAAGTCGTTCGATGGATGGGACGACGTCTCCGACGGCCCGAAGCCTAGGAGGCGACGCTCGAACATGCCAGTCAACATTTACCGAGTCACCCCGGAGGGCCAGAAGAACGAACCCATCGCGTGGCTGTGCGATGACGATTGGCGATTATTAGAACAGAGTGAGGAACTCGAAGCTTGGCTCGCGGAGCAAGGCCCAACACTCAAGCCCGCGCATTACGTTGCAGACATCGGCTTCGCCCCCCGTCGAGACGCGATGGGCGGCGGAGCCGCGCTTTCGCCGGAGTTGATGCGGATGATGGCAGACCTGGGCATGTACCTGTTCCTCTCGGAGTATCCGGCCGACGACGAACCCTGAGCACACCGCCCGGCCCCGCCCCACACCGTACCAGGCCCGCCACCTCGGGGCCGGGGCCGGGACGTCACGAGACACCGACTGACCTCTCGATCCCGATCGCGGCTCAATGGAGTGACCGCCGATGTTCCCCAAGCGATCCCGAGCCAGGCGTCGCAACCAGGTCGTCGACTACGCCGCGTATCTCGGCGTCCGGCTGATCGTGTTCCTCGCGCAGCGGCTGACGATCCGCCAGTCCTACGCCCTGGCCGACGCCATCGCCGCCCTCGTCTATAAGATCGACAAACGGCATCGGGCGGTGGCGATGGAGAACCTCCGCCTCGCCTACGGCGAAGAGTACACCGAGGAGCAACGCGACGAGATCGTCCGGGGAGTCTACCGCCACTTCCTCCGGATGGTGATGGAGATGCTGCACATCCCCCGGATGCTCCGCCTGACCACCTGGCGGAAGTTCATCACCCTCAAGGGCACCGAGGACGTGCTGGAGCGACTGCTCAAGGGGGGGCCGATGATCATGCTCACCGGCCATTACGGCAACTGGGAGATGGCCGGCTACATGTTCGGCGCCTTCGGCTTCCCGCCCCATTCGGTGGCCCGGACGCTGGACAATCCGCACCTCGACCGCTTCATTCGCTCCTTCCGGGAGGAGACCGGCCAGAAGATGATCGCCAAGAAGGGGGGCTCCGAGGCGATGATCGACGTGCTCGCCTCCGGAGGGCTGCTGTCGATGCTCGCCGACCAGGACGCCGGGCCCAAGGGCCTGTTCGTCCCCTTCTTCGGCCGCCCGGCCTCGACCTTCAAGGCCATCGCCCTGCTGGCGATCGAGTACAACGCCCCCATCGTGGTCGGCGGCGCCCGTCGCATCGGCGATGACTTCCGCTACGTCGTCGAGCTGGAGGAGGTCATCGAGATCGACCCCGAGGACGCCTCCCCCGACCTCATCCCCGAGCTGACACGACGCTACACCGCCGCCCTGGAGCGGATGGTCCGCCGGGACCCCACCCAGTACCTCTGGCTCCACCGCCGCTGGAAGCACCAGCCCCAACCGAAGCGGACGAAGCACAGGGCGGCCTGATGCCCGACGACAGACGCGAGATGGCGGAGGGGCGATGGTCGACGCCATCCGCCATCCTTCGTCCGCCTCCCCTCATCGAACCTCGAACGACCGCCCCGGCCCGTCCTCGCCGATCTGCACGGAGAACCGAGAACCATCCGGCTCGACCCTCACCCGGATGAACTGCCCGCCTTCGGGGGAATCGTTGGCGATCAACGCGGGGTCGGTGTTGTCCTCAGGCCCGGTGGTCACGTTCCGGTGCATCTGGTAGTTGGCCTCGATGCTCGGGATCGACCCCAGCAGCCGGACGACCTCGGCCGATCCGCCCTTGCGGGGCCCGTTATTCATGATGGTGACCGTCGGCCGGATCGTCTGAACCAGCGTCGGGTGGTTCGAGACGTCGAGCCCGTGGTGGGTCACCTGGTACAGGTCGACG carries:
- a CDS encoding Gfo/Idh/MocA family protein — its product is MAEHGIGLVGCGMIAEYHTRAINEIPGSRVVAVFDQVPGRGDKIVGMAEEGEVAIYDDLDRMLAHPGLDVVSVCTPSGAHRDPAVAAAKAGKHVIVEKPLEITLPRCDAVIDACDAAGTRLCTIFPSRYSSANARLKEAIELGRFGRLTLGDTYIKWWRTQEYYDSGGWRGTWALDGGGALMNQSIHNVDLLAWLMGDVETVTALTATLAHERIEVEDTAVAAVRFKNGALGVIEAATSAYPGLSKRIEIHGDRGSARIEQDDITLWEFQEKVPSDNDVLAAMAKVGATGGGSDPRGITHEGHRQQLSDFLAAIDEDRPPFVDGREGRKSVEIIRAIYKSAEQGGTPVTLPLQDD
- a CDS encoding type II toxin-antitoxin system HicB family antitoxin, which gives rise to MNSPRYEIIIYWSEVDQAFIAEVPELAGCASDGSSYQEALAAVEVVIGEWIETARALGRPIPEPRGRLVHA
- a CDS encoding type II toxin-antitoxin system HicA family toxin, which encodes MSGWKKTLGRVLRGTADANLRFDEVCSVLKCLGFSERIKGDLHIFTRDGVEEILNLQSRDGNAKPYQVKQVRDVIVRYRLAGDTDDEQPSL
- the tyrS gene encoding tyrosine--tRNA ligase; the protein is MRPADEQLELLRRGIDAITPEAEFVKKLEHSARTGNPLRVKYGIDPTGIDVHLGHTVPLRKLRQFQDLGHTAVIIIGDYTALVGDPSGRSDHRAGLTKEQVDANARDYLAQVGKIVDLSRAEVRRNGEWFGSWTFLDVLDLTRRMTIGQVSARDDFAQRIRGEKPVYLSECLYPLMQGWDSVEIRADVELGGTEQLFNLLVARDLQQEEGQLPQVAMTMPILVGTDGTQRMGKSLGNYIGVAEPPETQFGKLMSIPDGPMRQYFTLLTDFPLAEVDALLGPGFNPRDAKEVLGKAVVSQYHGTEAAEAAALAFRRRAAGEDPVEIPEAPLGRDQLDADGRIAPPKLLVALKLESSTSNARRVIEQGGVTIGPDRSPVTDPRGPIAVEDGLIVRVGKRKIARVRLA
- a CDS encoding lysophospholipid acyltransferase family protein — protein: MFPKRSRARRRNQVVDYAAYLGVRLIVFLAQRLTIRQSYALADAIAALVYKIDKRHRAVAMENLRLAYGEEYTEEQRDEIVRGVYRHFLRMVMEMLHIPRMLRLTTWRKFITLKGTEDVLERLLKGGPMIMLTGHYGNWEMAGYMFGAFGFPPHSVARTLDNPHLDRFIRSFREETGQKMIAKKGGSEAMIDVLASGGLLSMLADQDAGPKGLFVPFFGRPASTFKAIALLAIEYNAPIVVGGARRIGDDFRYVVELEEVIEIDPEDASPDLIPELTRRYTAALERMVRRDPTQYLWLHRRWKHQPQPKRTKHRAA